The genomic interval GATGCGGAGGCATTAACTGTCAATACATCGTCCCTGACGGCGATCGGGAATGATTACAGCTTTGATAAGGTTTTTTCAAGACAGCTTGAAGCGAAGGGAAAAAAGGGAGATGTGCTGCTCGCGATATCGACAAGCGGCAATTCGAAAAATATTATTGAAGCGATTAATACCGCAAAAGGCATGAAAATCAAAACTATAGGTTTAACAAATAATAATAAAAATAATCTTATATCCAGGGTTTCGGATGTTTGTATTAATGTCCCCTCGTCTTCCACCCCTCGGGTCCAGGAGGCGCATATACTTATCGGGCACGTATTATGTGAGTTTTTAGAAAGCGGATTATTCAAAAGATAAACTAACATGAATAAAAAAAACATTTTAATCGCGGGCGGTGCCGGTTTTTTAGGGTCGCATTTATGCGATTTTTTTATAAAAAAAGGCTATTATGTAATATGTGTGGATAATTTTATTACAGGAAACAAAGATAACATTTCCCGTCTTTTAAAACACAAAAATTTTGAATTTATTAAACATGACATTACTAAACCTTTATCTATAAGAAAAAATCTGGATTATGTCTTAAATTTTGCATCTCCGGCAAGCCCTGTATATTATTTGAAATATCCCATTAAAACGCTTGAAACAGGTTCTCTCGGTACACAGAATATGCTGAAACTGGCCCAAAAAAAGAAAGCGGTTTTTTTCCTCGCTTCCACATCTGAGGTTTATGGGGATCCTTTAATCCATCCGCAAAAGGAAACTTATTGGGGAAATGTAAATCCAACCGGCCCTCGTGCGGTATACGATGAGGCAAAACGTTACGCGGAGGCAATTACATTTGCTTATAACCGATACTATAATGTTGATATAAGGGTTAT from bacterium carries:
- a CDS encoding UDP-glucuronic acid decarboxylase family protein, with translation MNKKNILIAGGAGFLGSHLCDFFIKKGYYVICVDNFITGNKDNISRLLKHKNFEFIKHDITKPLSIRKNLDYVLNFASPASPVYYLKYPIKTLETGSLGTQNMLKLAQKKKAVFFLASTSEVYGDPLIHPQKETYWGNVNPTGPRAVYDEAKRYAEAITFAYNRYYNVDIRVIRIFNTFGPRMQIDDGRVVPAFIYQALKGNPITIFGNGNQTRSFCYVSDLIEGIYKMMCSKEIGPVNLGNPHEVTVLEFAKMIKKITKSKSDIISYPLPQDDPKMRKPDITKAEKVLKWKPKISMEDGIFETIKWFKKYRS
- a CDS encoding SIS domain-containing protein; this encodes MIEQLFEKTADEHIKIITLLKSDPELCLKIKEAGNILFAVFKTGNKLLLCGNGGSAADCQHIATELVSRFFMERKALDAEALTVNTSSLTAIGNDYSFDKVFSRQLEAKGKKGDVLLAISTSGNSKNIIEAINTAKGMKIKTIGLTNNNKNNLISRVSDVCINVPSSSTPRVQEAHILIGHVLCEFLESGLFKR